TTGCATCCGAGAGTTCCCCGGACCAGCAGGATATTCTGGCTCAGATCGAGACCGTAGGCGGTTCTCTGCAACGCCTTGGTCACCAGGTCCTTCCAGTGGAGTTTTCCTTCCGCCTGCCTCAGGTCATGAACAGCCTCAGCACCTTTTCTCCTGATGTTGTCTTCAATCTGGTCGAGTCGGTCGGGGGAAACGGACAGCTGATACACCTGGCCCCAGCGGTACTGGATCATATGAGAATTCCTTACACGGGATGTCCCCTTGGGGCAATTTTCCTCTCTACTGACAAAATCCTGGCGAAACGGCTGCTGTTCAATGCCGGGCTTCCGACCCCCAACTGGTGGACTCCCGAAGAAGGGCCGGCTGAGGCCGGCGATTCGTTTTTTATCGTGAAGTCGCTCTGGGAAGACGCATCCATTGGAATCGATGATAACTCGGTGGTCTTTGGTTTAGACTCTGCGCGAGAGAAAATCCGGGAAAAAGAAACCAGCTTTGGGGGCAAGTGGTTTGCCGAAGCTTACATAGAGGGCCGCGAATTCAATGTTTCGATCGTTGAAGAGCCCACAGGGCCCCGCGTTCTCCCCCTGGCTGAAATTCGGTTTCTCGATTTTCCGGAAGGAAAACCCAAAATGGTGGGTTACAGGGCGAAATGGGAGGAGGAATCCTTCGAGTATTTAAATACACCAAGGACCTTCAGTTTTCCTCAGGAGGACGAGCCCCTGTTAAAATCCTTGTCGAAACAGGCTTTGGCGGCGTGGAAAATTTTTGGATTCCGGGGATATGGTCGCGTCGATTTCCGGGTAGGACTCGACGGTTCTCTTTACATTCTTGAGCTCAATTGCAATCCCTGTCTCTCTCCCGATTCCGGGTTCATGGCTGCCTGCCTGCAGGATGGAATGGCCATCGAAGATACGGTTTCGTTAATTCTGGCCGCCGTAAGACGTTAAATTTTCCGATATTCCTCGAGGGCAATATGCAAACAGTGCAATCCCAGGATTTTTCCAAGGACGAACCCTCTTTCCGGCAAAACTTGAAGGTATCCGATTGCCTGGAAATAAGAAAAGTGACGGAGTCGACCGGTTTTTTCTACCAGGAGGAAGTGGATATCGCTGTTGAACTGGTCGAGGAACGGCTGGCAAAAGGCGAGAGGAGCGGTTACAACTTCTGGATAGCGGAACTGGATGGCTGCGTGGTCGGCTATACCTGTTTCGGACCGATCGCCTGCACCCGGTCAAGTTTCGACCTCTTCTGGATAGTGGTGCGTGGAAACGTTCGCGGGAAGGGTTTGGGCAGAAAGCTGCTTCGCCTCAGTGAGGAGACGGTAAGAAAAATGGGAGGAACCAGGCTCTACATAGAAACCTCTTCCCGTGAACTTTATGAACCGACGCGCCAATTCTACCTTGGAAACGATTATCAGGAAGAAGCCCGCTTGAAAAATTTCTATGCACCGGGTGACGACAAGGTCATCTACGTCAAGGATCTTTCCAAGGAAGAACGGCTATCGGAAAAATGACCGGACTCGAGCAGCATGTCATGGTATCCATTCCTCACTCGGGTCTTTTGTGCCCGAGTGAGATTTCGATTGAGGATCTTTCGGAACATCAACAGACCCTGGCAGTCAACAATGTGGACTGGCATACGGATTCACTCTATGATTTTCAGGATTTGTTAAACAACCAACAGATCAAATTTCCTCTCAGTCAAGTTTATATAAATGTCAATCGTCACCCGGACATGTTGGACGAGGCCGTTCCGCTTGCTTTGGACGATTTTCCCATCTATCGGTCCGGCCGTGAGCCGTCGGAAAGCCATCGCAGGTTCCTTCTTTCAAAATATCACTTCGGATACCATCAAAGTCTTGCGGCACAGAAGAAAATTTTCGTTTTCGACGGCCATTCGACCGTGACTGGCCATACCGATGCGTCAGGCGATCCAGTCGATGCCGATATCATCGTAAGCGATTTCCAGGCCAGCGCTTTTGACCCTCCTGGCGGAATCCGTACTGCCCCCGAAGGGTTTTTGGAAACTTATTGTGACGAGCTGGAAAAGAGGTTCCATGGAACAGGGATCAGGATAGCCCGGAACACCACCTACACTTCAACTTACGGTCACGTGATGGCGGCACACGGATGGGACGGCCAAGGCCCGCGTGGGAGAAAGGCTCCCCTTCTGCTTCAGGAAACGAATGAGCATTTGTACATTCGAAATGGTATCCCCGATATCTATCATTTAGAGGAAATCCGACGCATTTTTGCCCAATCTTTGGTCGTAATGCTCACACGCATGAAAAGCGATCTGATTTAAAGTCCTAAAAAAAATCTGCGTTTTGAAAGCCAGGGGTCGACACGAACAACTGAAATCCTGTTGATACTTAAAATTTACTTTGCTTATAGAAAATTGAAAATTTTCTGCTACTCTACTGATGCCGTTGCTATTTCAGGGCAGCAGAATGATGGACTTACAGCCTATCAGTGAGGTGAATAAATGTATTATCTCAGTCTTGACGTCACTCCCCGTTACAGGAATTCCGGATGCCAAAAAGAGAAAAAATCCCTGGCGCATGTTCTTCTTAAAGCCAAAGACTGTGTGAAGGCGGCAAGAAAAGCGATCAACTATTTAGAGCGGCGACAGTGGGAGGTTCAGGGGTTCCGTCAGTATCCGACTTTGATATGTTCTGAAGAAGATAATTGCAAAATTGCCGGAGCTTTTACTATGACCTTGGATGAAGGTATCTCGTTTTACCTCTCTGAAGGATAAATAGGGATCCAGTTGGTGTTCAACCAATTTTCGGGTGGACTCTAATCGCAGGATATTTTAAGTTGTCTTATAACCTCGTTGATGGCTCTCGAGGTTATTTTTATGGGCTTTTTGCATAAAGGGCATTGGAGGATTCCGTGCAGGGAAACCTGGACAGAGGGATAGGAGTTGGGCTGCAGGCATTCTGGGCAGAAGACGTCAACCCTGATCATAAGCACTCTCCAATAAAAGTTTCGGACCTTTTAGCAGAAACCAATTTTCCAGTCAATCAAAAATACGCTATGTTCGGCGGGTTTCCTCCCGGCCGTTACATTCCCCGATTTAGAATTCGTAAAGCCCTAACCTTTCCGTGTTAGGGCTTTTTTCGGGTTTTGTTCAAAACTGGTTAGGACCCGAGCAGGAGCCACCAAAGCAAAAACCGGAAGGCCTGGAAAAAGTGTGCCTCAAAGGAGGATTCAGTGAATTCGAGTGAACAAAATTCGATTTGTAAATGGAAAACATTCTGTCTTCCGACCCTTCTGGTTGTCGCTCTGATCCTCTGCGGCTGTACCGAGACCGACTGGCAGCAGATGAACCAGGTCTTCAGTCAGATCAATAACGGGAATCAAGGCGGCAGCACTCTATCCCTCAGTGAAATCGACGCCGGCCTCAGGGAGGCCTTGCGGATCGGGACCGAGAGGGTGGTTGGGCAACTGGGACAAAAGGATGGTTTCAACACCGATCCGGCTATCCGCATCCCGCTTCCCGACAAGCTGGCCGCTGTTCAGACCACTTTCGGCAAATTCGGCCTGGAAGGTCTTTTCGACGATCTCGAACTGCGCCTGAATCGAGCGGCGGAGGCGGCCACCCCGAAGGCCAAGGCACTTTTCTGGGAGGCTGTGCGGGAGATGACCATGCAGGATGTTCAAGCCATTTTCAAAGGTCCCGAAGATGCCGCCACACGCTATTTTGAGCGCAAAATGAGCCCCGAACTTGCGACCGCCATGCGTCCCGTCGTCGACGAGAGTCTCAACCAGGTCGGTGCGGTGCGGGTCTACAACCAGACAGTCGCTCAGGTGAAGGCCATTCCCTATGCTCCGGAGATAAAAACCGACCTGACCGGCTACGTGGTTGACAAGGGGATGGCCGGGATCTTCCATTACCTGGCGCAGGAAGAGGCCGCCATCCGCAAAAACCCCGCCAAGCGGACCACTGAACTGTTGAAGCGGGTTTTCGGGGCGACCGGTCGTTGAGGTCGTGCAGCCGACACCAAAGGAGTGTGACATGTCCGACCAGACTGAATTTCATATCCGGCACACCATGATCAGGGTTCTCGACCTGGATCGCAGCCTTGACTTCTATACCCGGGTCCTCGGCATGAAACTGCTTCGAAAGAACGATTATCCTGCCGGCGAATTCACCTTGGCTTTCGTGGGCTACGGCGATGAGAAATCGCAGTCGGTGATCGAACTGACCCATAACTGGGGACGCAAAGAGCCTTACACGCTGGGAGACGGATTTGGCCACATCGCCATCGGTGCCAGGGACATCTATGGATTGTGCGACAAGCTGAAGGAGGCCGGCGGAAAAGTGGTGCGGGAGCCGGGACCGATGAAGCATGGCACGACCCACATTGCCTTTGTGGAAGACCCGGATGGATACAAGATCGAGTTGATCCAGGTGGGTTAATCCATTCGGCGACCGATCATCGATTTCAAGGTCAGGGCGTTGCGCACAGCATGTCCATCCACGTCGTTGTTGAAATAGACGAAGATGCTTCGCCCCTCTTTTCGCCAGACGAGAATACGCTGCGCCTGTGCCTCCAGGACCTGATCCGAATAGCTGCCGGAGTACTGAGCTTCAGCAGGACCGTGAAAGCGCAGGTAGACGGGATCTGCGGTCACCCAGTCGGGGCACTCGCCGATGGAGCGGTGGTCGTGGATGCAGAAGGCGATTCCGTACCGTTCCAGGAGTTTGCGGATGGGCTCCGCGTGCCAGCTGTCATTGCGGAATTCGAAAACCTTGACGAGGTCTTTCGGCAGGGCCCGCAGGAAGTTTTCCAGACGATCCGGATCGGCCTTCCAGCGGGGTGGAAGCTGAAAAAGGATCGGACCGAGACTTTCGGCGGCCAGAGCGGCCCGCTCGAGAAACTTGTCCAGGGAGGACTCGGGGTCCAGGAGCCGTTTGATATGGGTGATGTAGCGGCTGGCCTTGAAGGTGTAGAGAAAGTTTTTTGGCGCCACCTCCCGCCAGTGTTCGAAAGTTTCCGGGCTGGGGAGACGATAAAAGGTATTGTTGATCTCGACCGTATCGAAGTCGCGGGTGTAATAGCCGAACCAGTCCCCTTGGGGGATTTCCTTCGGATAGTAGGTCCCTTTCCAGTGCTTGTAGACCCATCCTGATGTGCCGATACGGATTTCCCTGCCCAATGGTCTTCTCCCTGTACCAGATCCGGAATATTTCAGGGATTGAAATTTCTCGCTGTCCGGGTCACTCCATGCCCGTCCATAAAATATACAGCACGTACAGCGGGTTGAAACGCCGGCGAGAAACCTGAGGAAGGTCGCGCCCCTGAATTGGTGGATTCTTGGGTCCAGGGTTCAAAGAAAAGGGCGGTGCCGTTCACTGGAGACGACACCGCCATTCTCAAGCCCGGTTTTGAAATCCGTCAATCGTCATGCCGACCACGTCGGTGGCTATGATCCCGGTGCCGTTTATGGTCGTCATCGTATTTCCGGTCATCGCGAGGACCTCTGCGGTAATGCCTGTAGTCGATATCGCGGATCCTCACAATGTCCCGATATTTTCTATGGGCCAGGCCCGGGGGAAGATGCCTGGGCGGAAGCGAGTGCCAGGGGCCGTGGATGCTTGGAGCCGCCAGCCAGCCGCGGCGGTGGTACTGGTAATAATTGCCCCCGAACCAGAACATGTCGCAAGGACCGCCGACGGCGACATGAACTCCAAGACCGGGAGAGGGCCAAAAATAAGGCTCAGGTGCCATCACGACAGGCGGAGGGGCGACAACGACGGGTGGCTGGGTGATGATCACGGGCGGTTGAGACACGACCACAGGCGGTGGGTACGGAGTTCCGATCTGGATGCCCAGATCGACATTGAACCTGTCGGCGTGAGCAGCAGAGGCAGCCAGAAGGATCGGAAAAACCAGGAAAAGCGTTTTTTTCATCGTCGTTGTCCTCTTTCAAGTGAGATGGTTATTGCATCCTGAAGAATAAGTTCTTTCGGCCGGTAGGACGCATCTCCGCTTGAAAAGGTTTACCGTCGTGAAAAAAATCGGATTGACTGTTAAATGCCCGAAGCCGGTGACGTGAAAAGGCGAAAAACGATCCCATATTTCTTCAAAATTCTTGCATGATGACCAAACATCAATCTGAATTTGCAATGTCGGACAAACATCCGGGATTTTTCCCCTCATACGGGTGAAAGGCGGCCCCTTTTATGCATTGGAACAGTGTCCCAAAAAAGTTCACGCGGGGCCTGGTGGTGGGGGCTAGAAGATCCAACGGAATAGGGATCGGACTCATTTTTCTTTTCTGGTTAAGCATTTTTACCGATTCTGCCCCTTTTCCATACCTCCGGTGTTGAGTATAATAGCCTCAGTTTTCCCCGCTTCTAATCTTTCAGGTGATCTCACATCAGTCAGGTGATAATTTGAGAGGAATAATTTTCTTGATCCGTTATTTCACAACCAGTGTCATTCTGCTGCTCGTTTTCATCCTTGGCTCGAGTTCCGCCCAGGTTTCCAGAAACTTTCTCGATTTCCAGACCAAACGGGAGCATCTGCTGGCATACCTGGTCCGCCAGCAACTGGCCGCAAATCATTTCAGCCACAAGGAGTTCGATGACTCGCTTTCGCGGGCGGCCTTCACTCTCTATGTCAAACAGCTGGATTCGCAGAAGCGCTTCCTGCTGGCGGAAGACGTGCGGGCTCTGGAAAAGTATGCCCGTCTGATCGATGATGAAATGATCAGCGGGTATATCGAGTTCCCGCGCGCCTCAAAAAAGCTGCTGGAACGCAGGGTCGGCGAAGTCCAGAAGATGTTTCTTGAAATCATGGACAAGGGTTTTGATTTTTCCCAGCAGGAGGATCTGGAAACCGACCCCGAAAAGCTGGTTTATTGCCGCAATCAGGACGAGCTTTATGAGCGTTGGCGGAAGATCCTGAAATACCAGGTACTGTGGCGGTATCTGGATCTGCAGGAGGCAGCCCAAAAGAAGCCGATGCCGGAAAAACGTACTGTCGAGTCGACCAAGGCATTGCCGGCCGGGCAGATCGACAAGCAACTACTCGAGGAGGCCACGGAAAAGATACGGGTGTCCACCCGCCAGCTTTTCGATCGACTGCTGACAGTGGGGGAGCAGGACTATCTCGATCGTTATTTCGATGCGGTCTGTCGTGCTTTCGATCCCCATACCAACTATCTTCCTCCCGAAGAGAACGAGGATTTCCAGATCAGTATGAAGGGATCCCTGGAGGGGATCGGTGCCACCCTGCGTGAGGAGGACGGTTTCATCAAGGTGGTTTCCATCGTCCCGGGAAGCCCGGCCTTCCGGGAAGGGCAACTCCATGCCGAGGACATCATTTTGAAGGTGGCCGAAGGGGATGCCGAGCCGGTTGACGTCACCGATGCCCGGCTGCGGGATGCGGTCAGGCTTATACGGGGTAAAAAGGGAACCAGCGTCAAGTTGACCGTGCGCAGGCCGGAAGGTACCGAACTGGTGATTGCCATCATCCGCGATGTGGTCCAGATCGAGGAGACTTTTGTCAAGGCGACTGTGATGGAACCGGTCGACGGACAAAAGGGGCGTTTCGGCTATCTGAAGATACCGACCTTCTATCGAGATTTCAGCGAGGAGGGGCAGGAGGACGGGGTGCGCAATTCCACGGATGATACCCGCAAAGCCCTGCAGGAGCTGGCCCGGCAGAAAATCGATGGTATTGTGGTTGACCTGCGTAACAACGGCGGCGGATCGCTGGTGGATGCGGTCCAGATCGCAGGGCTGTTCATACCCCAGGGACCCATCGTCCAGGTAAAGAACAGCAACGGCGAACTGGATATCCTGCGGGATAAGGATTCAGCCGTTTACTACGACGGCCCTGTGGTTGTGCTGGTCAACCGGTTCAGTGCTTCCGCTTCTGAAATTTTGGCGGGTGCCCTGCAGGATTACCGGCGGGCCGTGGTGCTTGGCAGTGAGCGAACCCATGGCAAAGGGACTGTGCAGACCATCATCAACCTGAATCGTGCCCTTACCGGAGGAGAACTCGAGCGGTACAAGCCGTTGGGGGCGATGAAAATTACCATCCAGAAGTTCTATCGGATCAGCGGCCAGTCCACCCAGATGGAAGGGGTGGTGCCGGATATCGTTCTTCCCGATCCTTTGGGCTATCTGAAGAGTGGGGAGCGTTACGCCGAATACGCCCTGGCCTGGGACTCGGTTTCCAGGGCAGAGTACAAACCCTGGTCACTGCATCCTGAAGTTGTCGAATCCCTGCGGGCCCACAGCAGAAAACGCCTTTCGGCCGATCCTCGTTATCTGCGTATCGCCGAGCAGGCCAGCCACAATGAAAACCGGAGCCAGAAGAGCCGCTATCCGCTTGTTCCCGACGGGCTCAGACGGGAATTGGACGAACTGAAGGCCCTGAGGGAGGAGGCCGCCGTCGAGCCGGAGGATTCCGAGGGCAAAGCTGCTGATCCGGCCTCCTGGAAGAAGGATCTCGTCGACGATTTCACGGTCACCGAGGCCGTGAGGATCCTCGGAGATCTGCTCGATTTCGAAAAGGAGTTGATACAACCCAGACAGGAGGTGGCAGGGACGGTATCCCCGTCCTGATCACCCCTGACATTCATAAAAAAAGGTCCTTCGGCATAGCCTGAAGGACCTTTTTTTATTACCAAATCGGCGAGCTGAAAGGTTGTTAACCAAAAACCGGTTGCTATACTAATCAAGATTGTGTAGTGAGCTTTTATAGGCTGGATTTGCTGTATGGGATTTTTCATTTGAATCAAGGAGTATTTGGAATGAAGATGTATACCTTGGGATTGATTTTTCTGAGCGTGCTGTTTATGTTGCTCGCCGGATGTTGCGGCTGCAACCGCTCCAATTGGCCCGCCTCGCCTGAATTGGGGCATATGGACCTTGACCAGAAACAGGTTTACATGGACAACGTCCGGCAGAACCTGACAGTTTTCCAGGCATCCTTCGACGACATCGAACGGCAAACACCGGAAATCTCCCCCGACGACCAACCGATCTGCGATGAGAATCAGTATTCCTGCGAAGTTTACAGGTATGTGGAAACCTACGCTATGCCCATCATCAGCGACGAAACCGCCCGGACCAATCTCCAGACCCGCCGCGAAGTCGCCCAGATCAACCTGCTGAGTGCCTACGCCCTCTATCAGGCCCAACAGTTCGGCCGTGCCAAATCTCTGGTCAAAATGTTCGAAAAACAGTATGGGGAAGATCCGTCGATCCTCAATTCACCGGTCGATTCCAACGAACTCGGTTTTTCCACATTCGGCGAAGGTTTACGGCTTTTGAAAAGAAAGCTCATCGCAGGCTGACCAATTGATCGGGAATTAGAAACGTCATTCATTGAGAGGTTCATCATATGCCGGCACAGGACAATATCTTCAACAAGATGGCCGATGGAATCATCACCGGACTGACCTATCTGATCAACGGCTATTCCGGTTTGCTGCAGCTGACCGTATATTTCATCATGGCCTGCGTCTT
This portion of the Syntrophotaleaceae bacterium genome encodes:
- a CDS encoding GNAT family N-acetyltransferase; translation: MQTVQSQDFSKDEPSFRQNLKVSDCLEIRKVTESTGFFYQEEVDIAVELVEERLAKGERSGYNFWIAELDGCVVGYTCFGPIACTRSSFDLFWIVVRGNVRGKGLGRKLLRLSEETVRKMGGTRLYIETSSRELYEPTRQFYLGNDYQEEARLKNFYAPGDDKVIYVKDLSKEERLSEK
- a CDS encoding N-formylglutamate amidohydrolase, whose product is MTGLEQHVMVSIPHSGLLCPSEISIEDLSEHQQTLAVNNVDWHTDSLYDFQDLLNNQQIKFPLSQVYINVNRHPDMLDEAVPLALDDFPIYRSGREPSESHRRFLLSKYHFGYHQSLAAQKKIFVFDGHSTVTGHTDASGDPVDADIIVSDFQASAFDPPGGIRTAPEGFLETYCDELEKRFHGTGIRIARNTTYTSTYGHVMAAHGWDGQGPRGRKAPLLLQETNEHLYIRNGIPDIYHLEEIRRIFAQSLVVMLTRMKSDLI
- a CDS encoding DUF4197 domain-containing protein; the encoded protein is MNSSEQNSICKWKTFCLPTLLVVALILCGCTETDWQQMNQVFSQINNGNQGGSTLSLSEIDAGLREALRIGTERVVGQLGQKDGFNTDPAIRIPLPDKLAAVQTTFGKFGLEGLFDDLELRLNRAAEAATPKAKALFWEAVREMTMQDVQAIFKGPEDAATRYFERKMSPELATAMRPVVDESLNQVGAVRVYNQTVAQVKAIPYAPEIKTDLTGYVVDKGMAGIFHYLAQEEAAIRKNPAKRTTELLKRVFGATGR
- the gloA gene encoding lactoylglutathione lyase, which translates into the protein MSDQTEFHIRHTMIRVLDLDRSLDFYTRVLGMKLLRKNDYPAGEFTLAFVGYGDEKSQSVIELTHNWGRKEPYTLGDGFGHIAIGARDIYGLCDKLKEAGGKVVREPGPMKHGTTHIAFVEDPDGYKIELIQVG
- a CDS encoding DUF72 domain-containing protein yields the protein MGREIRIGTSGWVYKHWKGTYYPKEIPQGDWFGYYTRDFDTVEINNTFYRLPSPETFEHWREVAPKNFLYTFKASRYITHIKRLLDPESSLDKFLERAALAAESLGPILFQLPPRWKADPDRLENFLRALPKDLVKVFEFRNDSWHAEPIRKLLERYGIAFCIHDHRSIGECPDWVTADPVYLRFHGPAEAQYSGSYSDQVLEAQAQRILVWRKEGRSIFVYFNNDVDGHAVRNALTLKSMIGRRMD
- a CDS encoding carboxy terminal-processing peptidase, producing the protein MIRYFTTSVILLLVFILGSSSAQVSRNFLDFQTKREHLLAYLVRQQLAANHFSHKEFDDSLSRAAFTLYVKQLDSQKRFLLAEDVRALEKYARLIDDEMISGYIEFPRASKKLLERRVGEVQKMFLEIMDKGFDFSQQEDLETDPEKLVYCRNQDELYERWRKILKYQVLWRYLDLQEAAQKKPMPEKRTVESTKALPAGQIDKQLLEEATEKIRVSTRQLFDRLLTVGEQDYLDRYFDAVCRAFDPHTNYLPPEENEDFQISMKGSLEGIGATLREEDGFIKVVSIVPGSPAFREGQLHAEDIILKVAEGDAEPVDVTDARLRDAVRLIRGKKGTSVKLTVRRPEGTELVIAIIRDVVQIEETFVKATVMEPVDGQKGRFGYLKIPTFYRDFSEEGQEDGVRNSTDDTRKALQELARQKIDGIVVDLRNNGGGSLVDAVQIAGLFIPQGPIVQVKNSNGELDILRDKDSAVYYDGPVVVLVNRFSASASEILAGALQDYRRAVVLGSERTHGKGTVQTIINLNRALTGGELERYKPLGAMKITIQKFYRISGQSTQMEGVVPDIVLPDPLGYLKSGERYAEYALAWDSVSRAEYKPWSLHPEVVESLRAHSRKRLSADPRYLRIAEQASHNENRSQKSRYPLVPDGLRRELDELKALREEAAVEPEDSEGKAADPASWKKDLVDDFTVTEAVRILGDLLDFEKELIQPRQEVAGTVSPS